The genomic DNA TTATTCAATGGCTTCAACCTTGAACACAAAGcaaattgtatgttttcaaTACTAATAGAACGATACATAAGTACccaaatatgtatgtttaacaATAAGTACaggttacataatatgtatgtatagttataGAACAGATATTAATAATACACATAGCAACACCACTTTAcgtcttcactacatagtataaaaaaataaagtcgcttCTTCTGTCCCTATGCCCCtttgtataatttaaactttaaaactgcgcaacgaattttgatgcagtttttttattggatagagtgattcaagaggaaggtttatatgtataatacatgcgtaatatatcaccattgcacccatgcgaagttggggcgggtcgctggtatattataatttaaaaaagaaacacatgCAAATTCGGCTGACGATGATAATATCGTTAACCGAATTTGccttaacaaacaaattaattagacataatattattattatatctaaattaactaaatctaATAACATTGGAGTGTCTGTCTATACATAACCTCCttacacctgtctcccatgataTTCCATTCATATCAGGTTTGACTGCTGAGTTGGTACTGGTTCTGGAGCCTCATcagacttatttattttatacagaacaatttatttataatcttccaaaaaatacagggtgactttgtaggaaattagttgtattatcacggTGAatggaggtgataatacaactaatttcctacaaaattagccctgaggtccttgggcggaaagtggctagtttctgcgatattcaacatttttggttttggtaaaaatatcccgaattgattacaaaaacatcaataaataaaaaaatactggttggattttagttattttagttttaatcagttgccaatacatcagttatcatttataaatactaataatggcagaaatatcattcgttttaatatagcaagtaatttcctatgaaattttgttttgtttcacttatttggtcaatagataactgcatttatttcgaaaaaaaatatatgacactaagcgtacaaactattagaaaaacttccttggtttattagctatccagaaacgtaaaatgatttacaatattcccaaaaacaaatgaattaattgatgataagtagagtgttaagagaaaagcgcaatttcaaaatcatcttaatttgcaaaattttgttcaaaataatcttccctacgacgaatacatgcccgaacacacttctttatccctatgacgttcactcttgggctgaatatgcgttttatttcgtcactatgttttggagaagaatttcgatattctgccaattccctctgcataaacaagggacttcatgtaaaaatcaaccagcgttagattctggacaccgcgcttgccatgtagttggacccccgtgccaatataacgcctgggaaccaaggtatccaaccattgccccacagtagttcgatagtgtgctggataaactatcacaatatccaatattagccacaaaaaagtcaacgaaatccgaaaaaagcaaaccatcgttagcgcatcgcggttttaattcaaatgtttgcaggggtatcataattaattatttgattggaccctacttttcatccaacaatttaaatggtgagaattacgaaaaaaatgtaagtaatgtgctagggtcattgttttaaatttgaatttagaaacaagatgaatgaacttattctacttattgaattaatttattaatttgattgacgaatttattccacatgacgattgtcaagtgcattatcgaactactgtgcggcaatggtcgagaacattgattctcaggcattggattagtagggaagtccaactacatggcatgcacaatgaccagaacctaacgccgccggttgatttttacatgaagtcccttgtttatacagacgtaattggccgtgtatcgtaattcttctccgaaacagatttgaagataattacgcaataaaacgcatattcagcccaagagtgaacgtcatagggataaggaagtgtgttcaaGCATGTATACGTCGTAGGggagatcattttgaacaaaattttgcaaattaagatgtttttgaaattgcgcttttctctttacactctacttatcatcaattaattcatttgtttttgagaattttgtaaataattttacgtttctgggtagctaataaaccaaggaagtttttctaatagtttgtacgtttagtgtcatatatttttttcgaaataaatccagttatctattgaccaaattagtgaaacaaaacaaaatttcataggaaattacttgctattttaaaacgaatgatatttctgccattattagtatttataaatgataactgatgtattggcaactgattaaaactaaaataactaaaatccaaccagtagttttttatttattgatgtttttgtaatcaattcgggatatttttaccaaaaccaaaaatgttgaatatctcagaaactagccactttccgcccaaggacctcagggctatttttataggaaattagttgtattatcacctcccgagaggaatacgtcgaattcaaagtcaccctgtataatagtAACACTTACGTGGCATTATTTCTTGAttagtaaaatttattatatttttagctttatatgtatgttattacaGTCTATCCAATTGTCTTTGACAAAAATGCTTACTCATCGTCAACAAACTAAAATTAGAAGCACACAATACGTGTGTATTGTGAAATAATTTCGACGTATCTATTTAATCACAAACTGTTGTCGCACTTATTTTGATGCTTCCGGTTATGACGCACTTAAAAAGAAACGTCATCAGATGTTAGGTGGGGAGCGCCATGGCGGCCATTTTGACACACCACTGAGGACGTTCACTTGACCACGCGCCGTCGCCCAAGCAACACTGGTATACAGGTAGTCAGAAATAATGTTTAACAACATTATTTCTGACTTTTGgattattcttttaaatattttactgtattttattgtattcaaaaattaaaattaacggaactgaattgttgatattttggtattgtaaaataaaaatgtaacggTTGATTCTTACTTACTATATGTGTTTGTATGCTACCTTCATGCAATAAAGGCTTCTTATGATTTACTGACcttgtttattttctaatatcAGAAGTGGGATACCGTACATATTACGCTCGCAAACATGCCGCGCGATCGCAAACGAAGATCAAGAAGGACGACCTCAACGAGTTCAAGTTCGTGTACCTCCAGCTCGAGCAGCAGTAGCAGTGCCAGTGACCAGAGGCGCAAGAAGCGACGCCGCCGCAAGGATTCGCAAACCGTGAGTCAAAGTGCTGTATTATCGTCAGTGATTCCCGAATTCGACCCACTTGTAGATAGCGTAGATATGTGGATTAATGTGGTTGAGGCAAATTCACGTGCGTTTGGATGGTCCGATAATATGATTAAGTATCAGGCGCTTCAAAAATTACGTAATACCGCAAAAACTTGGCTTGACGCTTTACAAAAAAATGAAACTAGGTGGACCACGTGGAAGTGGAAGCAATGGCGCAATACGTTGTCAGATACGTTTCAAGTGAGAAGTGATATGTTTAGATCTCTTAAAGAACTAATTGATACGAAACCTTCAGCTAATCAGTCGTTATACGatttctattttaaacaaaaatcgaaaatagATCGCTTGCAGTTAGGTTTTCGGGAACGCGATGTAATATCCATAATAGTAGGCTCAATAggcgataaaaatattagtatagcCGCCGAAGCTGGTAATTTTAGGTATTGCGACGATTTGGCCTCATTTCTTCACGGCAAAATTTATTTACCTAGTAATGAAGTCCCTTCTAAGAACGCGTTACCACCAAAACATCTTTCTCGATCGTTACAACCCGGGCAACAAAATGCATCAAATAAATCCGACGTTAAAGTTGAACCTTCTGTGAATAATAACAGTGCGCCAAATCATACTTGCTACCGATGTGGGGAGGTAGGTCATAGAAGGAATAATTGTACCGTCAAAGATGATGTGAGATGTACCTTCTGCAAGAAGTTAGGCCATTTAGAGGCAGCCTGCCACGCAAAGTCGAAGACTAAAGTCGAGAAAAATGTTGAAGTGAAAATGATTTCCGAtccaaaaatgaaacaaaaattttacaaaaccgttttaataaataatgaggaATGTACTGCATTTTTTGATATGGGTAGTGATTGCTCTTTAATTACATCAGCGTTAGCAAACCAATTTAAGTTACAACCTTTTCCTTTGAATAATTCTATTACTTTAGTCGGATTTACTAATGATTTTTCTGCCACGGTAACTAATGCGGTCTCAGCTAATCTTAAAGTCGATTCCGTGGAATTAATTATCACGTTATACATTATTGACGTTCTGTCCGGCTGTGACATTCTGATAGGGAGAAATTTTActgaagataaaaatataatgtatgttcGTATAGGAGAAACCTTAACTTTTCAATCTGTCCAATCATTGAGTGTGTGCAATATTGAGTTTGCTAATAATGTACCCCGTGAGTACCAATCAACGTTAAATAATATACTTTCAAAATACCCTCAATCTTTTTCTCAGGATTTATCAAGTTTAGGAAAAACTTCTTGTGTAGAATTAGATATACAATTAACGTCTAATAAACCTATTTATCAACGGCCGTATAGGATGTCTGAGTCGGAAAGGGCTATTACACGTGAATTGATAGATGATCTTATGAAAAATGGGATTATTCAAAATAGTAATTCTGCTTATGCTAGCCCAGCTCTATTAGTCTACAAAGCATCTGGGGCTAAAAGATTATGCATAGATTATAGGCAGTTAAATAAAATCACGGTTAAAGAAAAATACCCAATGCCTATGATTGAGGACCTCATTGATAGATTGCAGGGGTGTAAATTCTATACTTCTTTGGATCTCAAAAGTGGCTACCATCAAATCAGTATTAAGTCTGAAGACGTGCACAAAACTGCGTTCATTACGAGTGATGGCCATTTCGAATTTTTGAGAATGCCTTTTGGCTTATGTAATGGACCAGCTGTCTTCCAGAGACTAATGAATACAGTTTTGGGCAATCTACGTTTTGGAAGGGTAATATGTTACATGGATGACATTCTTATTGCTACGAAAACTatagaagaaaatataatttgtttagaaaatgttttagatgTTTTTGTCGAAAATGGTCTAACTATAAATTTAGATAAATGCTCCTTTTTCAAAGACCAAATTACCTTTTTAGGTTATGATATATCCGAAAAAGGTATTAGTCCTAGCTGCCGAAAATTAGAAGCCATTTCAAAATATCCATGTCCAAAGTCGGTTCATCAGTTAAGGCAATTTTTAGGTTTGatcaattattttagaaaattcattaaaaactgTGCACTTCTCTGCAAACCATTGACTAGTTTACTGAAAAAGGGAGCAGTCTGGCAATGGGGTCCACAACAAGATCAGGCTGTAGCACAAGTGAAAGTTGCATTGATTGAAAATGCAGTGCTCAGCGTCTTTGATCCCAAATTACCCATCAATTTATATACTGATGCCAGTCGCGATGGTATAGGGTGTATTTTGACACAGCTAACTGCTAGTGGGGAAAGACCTGTGTATTTTTATAGCCGTCAGACTAGTGATGACGAAAAGAAATACCATTCTTTCGAACTAGAGCTATTAGCAATTGTTTCTGCTTTACAAAAATTTAGGCACTATTTGTTAGGggtaaattttaaaatcacaacGGATTGCAATGCAGTACGACATgcattaaataaaaaggaaatagTTCCACGAATAAGTCGATGGGTATTATTTACACAGGATTTCACCTTTGAAATAGTTCACAGGGCCGGGTCACAGATGCAACACGTTGACGCATTGAGTAGAAACCCTATTGTTAGGAATACTAGTAATGAATCTAATGAGGTGGAAAGCATTAATACAATTACTGAAGGTGATTGGTTGCTAGCAGTACAGTTACAAGActctaatataaataacattagagAAATATTACAGTCAGGTGAGGCCGAGTctaataaagatatatttaataCGTATGAACTATTAGGAAACAAAGTTTATCGTAGAACGGAATTTGGTAGGCGTTGGTTAGtaccaacaaaatgtatatGGTACGTAATTCGTGCTAACCATGATGATGTAGGGCATTTTGCAGTAGACAAAACTATCGAAagaatcaaatcaaaatattggTTCCCTCGGTTAAAGAAAACcgtttcaaaatatattaaaaactgcttgaattgtatttattttaaaaacattcacGGTAAAAAACCAGGGAAGTTGTACCCAATCCCGAAATACGCTAGGCCGTTCCACACACTTCACATCGACCACCTTGGTCCCTTTGTTAAAACTGCCCAGCAAAATAGTTATCTGTTAGTGATAGTTGACTCTTTTACTAAATTCGTTTTTATTTCGGCTGTAAAGAACACAAAAAGCAAACTCGTCACGAATGaattaaataagatatttaaaGTATTTGGAAATCCAAAGCGATTAATCTGTGATGCAGGTAGTGCGTTCACATCCAAGTTGTTCACTAGTTATTgcgataataaaaacattagacTTCATATCATTGCCACTGCTGTTCCACGTTCAAATGGCCAAGTCGAGCGCTATAATCAAACAATTTTAGAAGCATTACGTAGCATGAGTGCTGATACTGATAACAATAAGTGGGATCAGCACATAACTAGTATACAACAAGGTATTAATAGCACAATTAACAAAACCACATCTGCCGTACCAAGTGAGGTCTTTTCGGGTTCAGAATTCGGATGGATAATGAAGCGATcactgatgataataatgagcATTCTATCGACGTGACTGCGTTAAGAAATATAGTCGACGCAAACATAAAGGCTAATGCAGAACGCCAAAAAGCGTCCTTCGATTCTAAAAGAAAAGAGGCCCACATCTACAAGGTTAGACTTAGTGGTTCTCAAAATTCCAAGTCACTCAAATGATGGACAAAGCACTAAGCTGTTACCTCTGTACAAAGGGCCCTTTCAAGTTACAAATGTCTTGGGGCACGATAGATACCAAGTGGCGGACATGAGAGGAGCTGAAAGATCTTCCAAAAAGTACGATGGTATTGCCTGCGTCGAGAATATGAAACCCTGGATCCGCGTCACTGAAACACCGGATGTTGTCGAAGAGATATAGGTAAAAATTCCACCTCACAGGTAAAGTTATAgaactatttatatatttagcTTTTGTTTGTATTCCTATGTAGTAACAATTATTCAGACTTTATTTGATTCAAAGTTATTGTTGTTATCTTGAGCCGTTATTAGTTGTGGTCCAATGCATTCGCTTGAAACATTGAGGATGTTTATAGGGTGTTCGATCTTGTGAACCAACAGGCATCCATTGTGAACGCTGTTGCAGATTCAGTGGTGATACACGACTAGATCGATACTGAGTGAACATTGATCTAGTTTAAACCACGTATAGCAGGAGCATGTTAACCGTCGATGGCATAGCATGCTCTGACGTTCGAACACCTTATGTGCAGTCCAAAGTTTAGACTGGGTCACACATGTCCACAGTTAATTATACAGTTAaactaattattgttatttaatatttccagCTTCCACATTGGACCAAAACGCTGTTCGAGGACGAACGCGTGAGCAGGATAGCCGGATGTTGTCGCACTTATTTTGATGCTTCCGGTTATGACGCACTTAAAAAGAAACGTCATCAGATGTTAGGTGGGGAGCGCCATGGCGGCCATTTTGACACACCACTGAGGACGTTCACTTGACCACGCGCCGTCGCCCAAGCAACACTGGTATACAGGTAGTCAGAAATAATGTTTAACAACATTATTTCTGACTTTTGgattattcttttaaatattttactgtattttattgtattcaaaaattaaaattaacggaactgaattgttgatattttggtattgtaaaataaaaatgtaacggTTGATTCTTACTTACTATATGTGTTTGTATGCTACCTTCATGCAATAAAGGCTTTTTATGATTTACTGACCTTGTTTCTTTTCTAATAAAACTaagcttataatatctaatcaaaccaaattataaaacatcatgcttaACGGTTTATCTTTCAGATAATAGATCCACTGCACCTATATATACATGTATTAAaacgtaattatatttattatttccagtTCCACAAATCGCGTTACAATGGCGCCGTTCAATTTCGAAGGAAGTT from Spodoptera frugiperda isolate SF20-4 chromosome 9, AGI-APGP_CSIRO_Sfru_2.0, whole genome shotgun sequence includes the following:
- the LOC126910990 gene encoding uncharacterized protein LOC126910990 produces the protein MPRDRKRRSRRTTSTSSSSCTSSSSSSSSASDQRRKKRRRRKDSQTVSQSAVLSSVIPEFDPLVDSVDMWINVVEANSRAFGWSDNMIKYQALQKLRNTAKTWLDALQKNETRWTTWKWKQWRNTLSDTFQVRSDMFRSLKELIDTKPSANQSLYDFYFKQKSKIDRLQLGFRERDVISIIVGSIGDKNISIAAEAGNFRYCDDLASFLHGKIYLPSNEVPSKNALPPKHLSRSLQPGQQNASNKSDVKVEPSVNNNSAPNHTCYRCGEVGHRRNNCTVKDDVRCTFCKKLGHLEAACHAKSKTKVEKNVEVKMISDPKMKQKFYKTVLINNEECTAFFDMGSDCSLITSALANQFKLQPFPLNNSITLVGFTNDFSATVTNAVSANLKVDSVELIITLYIIDVLSGCDILIGRNFTEDKNIMYVRIGETLTFQSVQSLSVCNIEFANNVPREYQSTLNNILSKYPQSFSQDLSSLGKTSCVELDIQLTSNKPIYQRPYRMSESERAITRELIDDLMKNGIIQNSNSAYASPALLVYKASGAKRLCIDYRQLNKITVKEKYPMPMIEDLIDRLQGCKFYTSLDLKSGYHQISIKSEDVHKTAFITSDGHFEFLRMPFGLCNGPAVFQRLMNTVLGNLRFGRVICYMDDILIATKTIEENIICLENVLDLPHWTKTLFEDERVSRIAGCCRTYFDASGYDALKKKRHQMLGGERHGGHFDTPLRTFT